From one Alicyclobacillus acidocaldarius subsp. acidocaldarius Tc-4-1 genomic stretch:
- a CDS encoding acyl-CoA dehydrogenase family protein: MISFLPTDEERAFVEVAGEFARNRLRESARDAEKARTPSDDVVSAAHDLGLLSLELPESLAGAELPLVSQVQVLEALAFGDLGIVQGMPGLCDSASVMRLLPHPERLELADGAAQRVPWIHVEPGEVAVIVERSGFRLEGVAFPRRSALGADQLLVSFLAPGGEAIVAWLDRTAAEWSEDAGDVRLGLLAAHIGRIGFEGTIVRPEDVLLRGDEAEQVIAGAKARVAVLEAAKCVGVMRASLEYTIEYTSQRKAFGQEIPKFQGVSFTVADMAIETEAARNLVWQAAHAVDSRGAEAMQDASRALAYALRSARFVTNQGVQMLGGAGYLQEYPVEKWMRDAQAQAVLYGKEMEWFERAGSRALGLAEKEGVLV, translated from the coding sequence ATGATCTCATTTCTCCCGACAGATGAGGAGCGCGCGTTCGTCGAGGTGGCGGGCGAGTTTGCCCGCAATCGCCTGCGCGAGTCCGCGCGGGACGCGGAAAAGGCTAGGACGCCCTCCGATGACGTGGTGTCCGCGGCGCACGATCTCGGCCTGCTCTCCCTTGAACTTCCGGAGAGCCTCGCGGGCGCAGAACTTCCCCTCGTTTCGCAGGTTCAGGTCCTGGAGGCACTCGCTTTTGGCGATCTCGGCATAGTTCAAGGCATGCCCGGGCTTTGCGACAGCGCTTCCGTGATGCGGCTTCTCCCACACCCGGAGCGGCTCGAACTGGCGGATGGCGCTGCGCAGCGGGTTCCATGGATTCATGTGGAACCCGGTGAGGTCGCCGTGATCGTCGAGCGAAGCGGTTTCCGGCTGGAAGGCGTGGCGTTTCCGCGGCGCTCGGCACTCGGGGCGGATCAGTTGCTCGTGAGCTTCCTGGCGCCGGGGGGCGAGGCGATTGTCGCCTGGCTCGACCGGACGGCGGCCGAGTGGTCGGAGGACGCGGGAGATGTGCGGCTCGGGCTGCTCGCCGCGCACATCGGCAGAATCGGGTTCGAGGGGACCATCGTCCGGCCCGAGGACGTGCTGTTGCGCGGCGACGAGGCCGAGCAAGTGATTGCGGGCGCGAAGGCCCGCGTGGCCGTGCTCGAGGCCGCGAAGTGCGTCGGCGTCATGCGCGCGTCCCTGGAATACACCATCGAGTACACGAGCCAGCGCAAGGCGTTCGGCCAGGAGATTCCGAAATTCCAGGGCGTTTCCTTCACGGTGGCGGATATGGCGATTGAGACCGAGGCTGCCCGCAACCTCGTGTGGCAGGCCGCACACGCCGTGGACAGCCGCGGAGCGGAGGCGATGCAGGACGCGTCGCGGGCCCTGGCCTACGCGCTTCGCAGCGCGCGATTCGTCACGAACCAGGGTGTGCAGATGCTGGGCGGCGCCGGCTACCTGCAGGAGTATCCGGTCGAGAAGTGGATGCGAGACGCCCAGGCCCAGGCCGTGCTGTACGGGAAAGAGATGGAGTGGTTTGAACGGGCGGGAAGCCGCGCGCTGGGCCTCGCAGAGAAGGAAGGTGTCCTGGTGTGA
- a CDS encoding acyl-CoA dehydrogenase family protein, translated as MIDFELSPQQKQVRDMVHWFAEHEMRPISLLADKEERVPDEWLRKVNRMGITLSMSNFGGDAGKKEDDAPRKEPRERQANRLGVIAAEELAWGDPAIALSLPGPGLGGPPVMSTGTPEQKERFLGIFTREEPRWGAYALTEPGAGSDVSGIRTSAKKVDGGYVLNGHKVYITNGGRASWVVAFATVDPSLGRAGHRAFVVEKGTPGFTCTRVAHKMGLRASETAELVFEDCFVPIDNLLGGEAHYENRAGSSGFRVAMSTFDSTRPIVAAMAVGIARAAYEYTLEFVKQEYPRGQRVRHDVLAKLGEMDAKIHAARLLTWEAAWKADLGQPNAKEAAMCKAHAGRISLEVCADCLEIMGPIGLDGHLVEKLYRDVKVFDIFEGTNQIQHLIVARRLYEPHGLRL; from the coding sequence GTGATTGACTTCGAGCTCAGTCCCCAGCAAAAGCAGGTCCGCGACATGGTGCACTGGTTCGCGGAGCACGAGATGCGGCCCATTTCGCTTCTCGCGGACAAGGAAGAGCGCGTGCCGGACGAATGGCTGCGCAAGGTGAACCGCATGGGCATTACGCTCAGCATGTCCAACTTTGGCGGGGACGCCGGCAAGAAGGAGGACGACGCGCCTCGCAAGGAGCCGCGCGAGCGACAGGCCAACCGGCTTGGCGTCATCGCGGCGGAAGAGCTTGCCTGGGGCGATCCGGCCATCGCGCTGTCGCTGCCGGGGCCGGGCCTGGGCGGACCGCCGGTCATGTCGACGGGAACGCCCGAGCAGAAGGAGCGGTTTCTCGGCATCTTCACGCGCGAGGAGCCGCGCTGGGGCGCCTACGCGCTGACCGAGCCAGGCGCTGGATCGGACGTGTCGGGCATCCGGACGTCGGCCAAGAAAGTGGACGGAGGATACGTGCTCAACGGCCACAAGGTGTACATCACGAACGGCGGCCGCGCCTCCTGGGTGGTGGCGTTTGCCACGGTCGATCCGTCGCTCGGCAGAGCGGGCCACCGCGCGTTTGTCGTGGAGAAGGGCACGCCTGGATTCACCTGTACCCGCGTCGCGCACAAGATGGGCCTGCGCGCCTCGGAAACGGCAGAGCTCGTGTTCGAGGATTGCTTCGTGCCCATCGACAACCTGCTCGGCGGCGAGGCGCACTACGAGAACCGTGCCGGATCGTCGGGATTCCGCGTCGCCATGTCCACCTTCGACAGCACCCGACCCATCGTGGCCGCGATGGCCGTGGGCATCGCGCGCGCCGCATACGAGTACACGCTCGAATTCGTGAAGCAGGAGTACCCCCGCGGGCAGCGCGTGAGACACGACGTGCTCGCGAAGCTGGGCGAAATGGACGCGAAGATTCACGCCGCGAGGCTTTTGACCTGGGAGGCCGCGTGGAAGGCGGATCTCGGCCAGCCGAACGCCAAGGAAGCAGCGATGTGCAAGGCGCACGCGGGGCGCATCTCGCTGGAAGTGTGCGCGGATTGCCTGGAGATTATGGGGCCCATTGGCCTCGATGGGCACCTGGTGGAGAAGCTGTATCGAGACGTCAAGGTGTTCGACATCTTCGAGGGGACCAACCAGATTCAACACCTCATTGTGGCCCGGCGGCTGTACGAGCCGCACGGCCTGCGGCTGTAA
- a CDS encoding thiolase family protein, with product MTKTKGGVLVQREVVMVDAIRTPIGRKNGSLSSVHPVDLLAPLLKALVERNQLDPMEIEDVVTGCVTMTGEQGGNIGRMAVLAAGLPVEVPSFSLNRMCGSSQQAIHNAAQAILAGDMDVVIACGVESMSRVPMGTDLGKFSTALTKRFQIVPQGFSAEMIADKWQISREEMDAFSLESHQKAARAEDAGLFDRERVPVENVGPEKVTVTHDEGIRRDTSMEKLAGLKPSFRPDGRVTAGNASQISDGAAAVLLMSGEKAAKLGLKPRARIVSRVVVGVDPIIMLTGVIPATRKALDRAGLKLEDIDVIEINEAFASVVLAWKREIEPDMARVNPRGGAIALGHPLGASGARIMTTLLHELEDTGGRYGLQVMCIGFGMATGTVIERL from the coding sequence ATGACCAAAACTAAAGGAGGTGTGCTCGTGCAGCGCGAGGTGGTGATGGTCGACGCGATTCGTACGCCGATTGGCCGGAAGAACGGGAGCCTGTCTTCCGTTCATCCGGTGGATCTGTTGGCGCCTTTGCTGAAGGCGTTGGTCGAGCGAAATCAGCTCGATCCGATGGAGATTGAGGACGTGGTGACGGGCTGTGTGACGATGACGGGTGAGCAGGGCGGAAACATCGGCCGGATGGCCGTGCTGGCGGCCGGGCTTCCCGTGGAGGTTCCCTCCTTTTCGCTCAACCGCATGTGCGGTTCGAGTCAGCAGGCCATCCATAACGCGGCGCAGGCCATTTTGGCCGGTGACATGGACGTGGTCATTGCGTGCGGCGTGGAAAGCATGAGCCGGGTGCCGATGGGCACGGATCTCGGCAAGTTCTCGACGGCGCTCACCAAGCGATTTCAGATTGTACCGCAGGGTTTCTCGGCGGAGATGATCGCGGACAAGTGGCAAATCAGCCGCGAAGAGATGGATGCGTTCTCGCTCGAGAGCCATCAGAAGGCGGCGAGGGCGGAGGACGCGGGCCTGTTCGACCGGGAGCGGGTGCCGGTGGAGAACGTCGGCCCCGAGAAGGTGACGGTGACGCACGACGAAGGGATCCGCCGCGATACGTCCATGGAGAAGCTGGCTGGGCTTAAACCGTCGTTTCGCCCGGATGGGCGCGTCACGGCGGGCAACGCGAGCCAAATCTCGGACGGCGCGGCGGCCGTGCTCCTCATGTCCGGAGAAAAAGCGGCCAAGCTCGGCCTGAAGCCTCGAGCGCGCATTGTGTCGCGCGTGGTGGTGGGCGTGGATCCGATCATCATGCTGACAGGTGTCATTCCGGCCACGAGAAAGGCGCTCGATCGCGCTGGGCTCAAGCTGGAGGACATTGACGTGATCGAAATCAACGAGGCGTTTGCGTCGGTGGTGCTCGCTTGGAAGCGGGAGATTGAGCCGGACATGGCGAGGGTGAACCCGCGCGGCGGCGCCATCGCGCTCGGGCATCCGCTGGGGGCGAGCGGCGCGCGCATCATGACGACGCTCCTGCACGAGCTGGAGGACACCGGTGGGCGGTACGGCCTGCAAGTGATGTGCATCGGATTCGGGATGGCGACGGGAACGGTGATTGAGCGGCTGTGA
- a CDS encoding enoyl-CoA hydratase/isomerase family protein: MSYSTLQLERLDKGVVWASIDNPPANAISDALVDDLDQLLTELEADRSARVLVIGSNHPKNFVAGADLKMMTQNASKYAGQGGAIRDAASRMQRVFDRIAKFPRPVIAAIHGHALGGGCELALACDFRFMSGGTIGLTEVSLGLIPGAGGTQRMTLLLGRAKATELIFFAKRLSKEEAEAVGLITKAVEPERLREEVIAFAESLSERAVFAMGLAKQAMDAAVPLDHGLAVEAENFERTFTTGEPLEGIAAFLQKRPAKFLKDAAAKA; encoded by the coding sequence GTGTCGTATTCCACGCTGCAACTCGAGCGCCTCGACAAGGGTGTGGTCTGGGCCTCGATTGACAATCCGCCGGCCAACGCCATTTCCGACGCGCTTGTGGACGATCTCGACCAGCTCCTCACGGAGCTCGAGGCGGACCGATCCGCGCGTGTGCTGGTCATCGGCTCGAATCACCCGAAGAACTTCGTAGCAGGCGCGGATCTCAAGATGATGACGCAAAACGCGAGCAAGTACGCCGGACAGGGAGGAGCCATCCGGGACGCCGCGAGCCGGATGCAGCGCGTGTTCGATCGCATCGCGAAGTTTCCCCGCCCGGTGATTGCCGCCATTCACGGGCACGCGCTCGGCGGTGGCTGTGAGCTGGCGCTCGCCTGCGACTTCCGCTTCATGAGCGGCGGGACCATCGGGCTCACCGAGGTGTCGCTCGGGCTCATCCCGGGCGCGGGCGGCACGCAGCGCATGACCCTGCTCCTCGGCCGCGCGAAGGCCACGGAGCTCATCTTCTTCGCCAAGCGACTGTCGAAGGAGGAGGCGGAAGCCGTCGGCCTCATCACGAAGGCCGTCGAGCCGGAGCGGCTGCGCGAGGAGGTCATCGCGTTCGCCGAGAGCCTGAGCGAGCGCGCGGTATTCGCGATGGGCCTCGCCAAGCAGGCGATGGACGCCGCCGTTCCGCTCGATCACGGCCTCGCCGTCGAGGCGGAGAACTTCGAGCGCACCTTCACCACGGGCGAACCGCTCGAAGGCATCGCGGCCTTCTTGCAGAAGCGCCCGGCGAAGTTTCTTAAAGACGCTGCGGCCAAAGCATGA
- a CDS encoding SDR family NAD(P)-dependent oxidoreductase, which yields MSSWDQLLKGKVAVVTGASRGLGRADALALAEAGADVVITDILLESDESSAQAAKQYGPLAQVMQSTKVVYAEKTAEEIRQMGRRSFAIKMDVTDRDQVREVFARVKEELGRIDILINNAGTLDHVSQIENQRDDLWERDLRVNLTGTYNCTKAVWPYMKEQGFGRIINMASIVGIQGGFGQASYATTKGGILSFTKSMALEGARYGITVNAIVPGIINTEAFRMGNKQMNERMIQRTAFRRPGEPEDVANAIVFLCSDKARYITGVGLPVCGGIDLFTF from the coding sequence ATGTCGTCGTGGGATCAGCTCTTAAAGGGCAAGGTCGCTGTTGTAACCGGTGCCTCGCGTGGGCTCGGGCGCGCGGACGCGCTCGCGCTGGCCGAGGCCGGTGCGGACGTGGTCATTACCGATATTCTCCTTGAAAGTGACGAATCGAGCGCGCAGGCGGCCAAGCAGTACGGCCCGTTGGCACAAGTGATGCAGAGCACGAAGGTGGTGTACGCGGAGAAAACCGCCGAGGAGATCCGCCAGATGGGCCGCCGGTCGTTCGCCATTAAGATGGACGTGACGGATCGGGATCAGGTCCGCGAGGTGTTTGCCCGCGTCAAGGAAGAGCTCGGCCGGATCGACATCCTCATCAACAATGCGGGCACGCTGGATCACGTCTCGCAGATTGAGAATCAGCGAGACGACCTTTGGGAGCGCGACCTGCGCGTGAATCTCACGGGCACGTATAACTGCACGAAGGCCGTGTGGCCCTACATGAAGGAGCAGGGCTTTGGCCGGATCATCAACATGGCGTCCATCGTCGGCATCCAGGGCGGCTTCGGGCAGGCGAGCTACGCCACGACCAAGGGCGGCATCCTCAGCTTCACCAAGAGCATGGCGCTCGAGGGGGCGCGGTACGGCATCACGGTGAACGCCATCGTGCCAGGCATCATCAACACCGAGGCGTTCCGCATGGGAAACAAGCAGATGAACGAGCGCATGATTCAGCGAACCGCCTTCCGTCGCCCTGGTGAGCCCGAAGACGTGGCGAACGCCATTGTGTTCCTGTGTTCCGACAAGGCGCGTTACATCACGGGCGTGGGGCTTCCGGTGTGCGGCGGGATCGACCTGTTCACGTTCTGA